A part of Aspergillus flavus chromosome 5, complete sequence genomic DNA contains:
- a CDS encoding uncharacterized protein (of unknown function-domain containing protein), whose product MWWRNGSNAERSVTGWRPRTLRPTYLLFLALVMGLMLLALELLRQYSDARGGLVFYDDTDDVPNHVAFAYNFVPTILGLCLMTLWSFTVYDVFRLEPYFQLSKEQVFPADVLSANYIFGPFISTPISSARRKHWVVLGVSIINILVQLMLPATLSALLDVDSVPMSSDATLRGWPELVPVGEQAEWISSQRNMSLYSLTRGDTGETPSRLSHFAIPPVELPSDDDALFTALWKLNHTVYWADLTCSDLPISNSLTANVTEIVGETPADYSNYSTLTCALRDLRLTSYSDSSQNCALNANYSGIFDLTATPVQARRWELDTIPCAPFDLYGFLLDIDTTNTGRLVGQTPKAQFFSCDMQYYTAKAEVSMKANGSVVAIVVDKGSMSALDSSQLDIAGFKAYLKRGICPTGNVCPSGNGTLTNYSLDRCGLGIEAHKSPCSTSAQYSQVPISGDEFISKIRMDMKLGFARLLSRLFNTNAAYTPIQGVGTTDQVAVLVITFPAIASEVILLLGTATCILLALFYQSRENILKSDPGSIAAMCSIVAHLFNPTGVQAFGEYTDKLTARQLNRKLRAWRCYWYDEPSGRKLGFLPGEAPPRTLREKVLYSKPASRKASRQDARLHFLSKPIFVAELLGLLAVICFMTVMFILCSKDSRLRRLSDSASDRLSVALGILPSLMASMMRALFNSIYVNISILEPWIHLQKGGVDAKNSLLLNLSSQSPITVFFRSIRSRSFVLSLVALCCIINTGLPAVLGALFTQSRTRAAWPTQAVELRYDYSTILNSSTVPTFFQNGPIESTLLNSVSLLPWTAPDYSFVPLSVHTNNMEHKYEAVTLGIGADLNCHQVPLIQDLSKDENIPYLTGRDTEGMDGTPSVNKSSSEPYSIQLLAPSGVTNNGTLTVLAINSVGSNTDSPTLALHCQPIPKIQNFTISFDPSGILQYYYPIGSTITSGNLVDNVTSNLANYHEHFIASIQDIGNGTITDGPKLFPSDWPSSLIKLVYQNLNPESTTIDAQGLTDATKRVYQWLFAAYFTLQKDMYLQPLPKPITDNDAQILRPTWSIVCSLSSFIVALIMVSSMAIALVLVFITRYGKFKGPRIPQSLGSVLVWLTDSPILPSFYGTYDWTNDARRDYLVGLDKKYVFRMITTPAGEQKWVIEEDKGEKVG is encoded by the coding sequence ATGTGGTGGAGAAATGGATCGAACGCGGAGAGGTCGGTGACAGGTTGGCGCCCCAGGACGCTACGGCCGACTTACCTGCTTTTCCTGGCCTTGGTCATGGGCTTGATGCTGCTGGCTCTCGAGCTGCTTCGACAGTACAGTGACGCCAGAGGTGGCCTTGTGTTCTACGATGACACAGACGATGTACCAAACCATGTCGCTTTTGCGTACAATTTTGTGCCAACAATCCTCGGCTTGTGCTTAATGACCCTCTGGTCTTTTACGGTCTACGATGTCTTCCGCTTGGAACCCTACTTTCAACTATCCAAAGAGCAGGTCTTTCCTGCTGACGTGCTTTCCGCTAATTATATCTTTGGACCTTTTATATCAACGCCTATTTCATCGGCGAGAAGAAAACATTGGGTAGTGCTGGGCGTGTCTATcattaatattctagtacAGCTAATGCTGCCCGCTACACTGAGCGCCTTGCTGGACGTTGATAGCGTCCCAATGTCTTCTGACGCGACCTTGAGAGGCTGGCCGGAACTGGTGCCGGTCGGAGAGCAAGCCGAATGGATATCTTCGCAACGGAACATGAGTCTTTATTCTCTTACAAGGGGAGATACTGGTGAGACACCGTCGCGTCTCTCACACTTTGCCATCCCACCAGTTGAACTTCcctctgatgatgatgcacTCTTCACGGCTTTATGGAAACTTAATCATACAGTGTACTGGGCCGACCTTACATGCTCCGATTTGCCAATCAGTAACTCACTCACGGCGAATGTCACTGAGATCGTCGGGGAGACACCTGCTGATTATTCCAACTACTCTACCTTAACCTGTGCGCTTCGTGACCTGCGCTTGACATCATATTCAGACTCTTCCCAAAACTGCGCCTTAAATGCGAACTACAGTGGTATCTTCGACCTGACAGCTACTCCTGTACAGGCCCGACGCTGGGAGCTTGACACAATCCCGTGTGCCCCATTTGATCTATATGGATTCCTCCTCGACATTGACACAACTAATACCGGTCGCTTAGTTGGACAGACGCCCAAGGCTCAGTTCTTCTCTTGTGACATGCAGTATTATACGGCCAAGGCGGAGGTTTCCATGAAGGCCAATGGCTCGGTAGTCGCAATTGTAGTCGATAAAGGCTCCATGTCTGCTCTCGATAGTTCGCAATTGGATATAGCTGGATTTAAAGCATATCTCAAAAGAGGCATCTGCCCTACAGGAAATGTTTGCCCCTCTGGCAATGGAACGTTAACAAATTATTCCCTTGACCGATGTGGCCTAGGAATAGAAGCCCATAAGTCCCCGTGCTCTACCTCCGCGCAGTACTCACAGGTCCCCATCTCCGGGGACGAGTTCATATCTAAAATTCGTATGGATATGAAGCTTGGTTTTGCACGTCTGCTGAGCCGTCTCTTCAACACAAATGCTGCGTATACTCCTATTCAAGGGGTTGGAACAACTGACCAAGTGGCTGTCCTGGTCATTACCTTCCCTGCCATTGCATCAGAGGtaattcttcttctcgggaCAGCCACATGTATCTTGCTTGCTCTTTTCTACCAGTCGCGCGAGAACATACTCAAGTCTGACCCGGGATCGATCGCAGCCATGTGCAGCATCGTGGCGCACCTATTTAACCCTACTGGTGTTCAGGCGTTTGGCGAGTACACTGACAAATTAACCGCACGACAACTCAACCGCAAGCTGCGTGCATGGCGCTGCTACTGGTATGATGAGCCATCGGGTCGAAAACTGGGGTTTCTTCCCGGAGAAGCCCCGCCAAGAACACTACGTGAGAAAGTGCTCTACAGCAAACCAGCGAGTAGGAAAGCATCACGTCAAGATGCCAGGCTCCATTTTTTATCCAAACCCATATTTGTCGCTGAACTTCTTGGCTTGCTAGCGGTCATCTGTTTCATGACAGTGATGTTCATTCTGTGTTCAAAAGATAGCCGACTTCGACGCCTTTCAGATTCTGCATCAGATCGATTGTCTGTTGCTTTGGGAATCCTACCGTCACTTATGGCGTCTATGATGCGAGCTTTGTTCAACTCCATCTACGTGAACATTAGTATCCTGGAGCCGTGGATTCACCTCCAAAAAGGGGGAGTTGATGCGAAAAATTCCTTGCTGCTAAATCTGTCCTCCCAAAGTCCGATTACCGTGTTTTTCCGGTCTATACGCTCCCGCTCCTTCGTACTAAGTCTGGTCGCATTGTGCTGTATCATTAACACCGGTCTTCCAGCCGTTCTGGGTGCGCTCTTTACCCAAAGCCGCACGCGAGCAGCCTGGCCTACCCAGGCTGTCGAGTTACGCTACGACTATTCCACCATCCTCAATTCCAGCACCGTCCCCACATTCTTCCAAAACGGTCCTATTGAATCGACCCTGTTGAATTCAGTGTCGTTGCTTCCGTGGACAGCACCGGATTACTCATTTGTCCCATTGTCTGTCCATACAAATAATATGGAACATAAGTATGAAGCTGTGACGTTGGGTATCGGGGCTGACCTGAACTGCCATCAAGTCCCCCTTATTCAAGACCTCTCGAAGGATGAGAATATCCCCTACCTCACTGGTAGAGATACCGAGGGCATGGATGGTACACCATCCGTCAATAAAAGTTCAAGCGAGCCATATTCAATCCAGCTACTGGCACCGAGTGGAGTGACCAATAATGGCACGCTGACCGTTCTTGCAATCAATTCCGTAGGCTCCAACACAGACTCACCCACACTCGCCTTGCACTGCCAACCGATTCCTAAAATCCAGAATTTCACAATTTCATTCGATCCAAGTGGGATACTACAGTATTACTACCCAATCGGCAGCACAATCACGAGCGGAAATCTGGTCGACAACGTGACATCAAACCTGGCAAACTACCACGAACACTTCATCGCCTCGATTCAAGACATAGGAAACGGCACCATCACAGACGGACCTAAACTATTCCCTTCCGACTGGCCCAGTTCCCTAATTAAGCTAGTCTACCAGAACCTGAACCCGGAATCAACAACCATCGATGCCCAAGGGCTCACCGATGCCACGAAACGAGTCTACCAATGGCTCTTCGCAGCATACTTCACCCTCCAGAAAGACATGTATCTCCAACCCCTCCCAAAACCAATAACAGACAACGATGCCCAAATCCTGCGACCCACATGGAGCATCGTCTGCTCCCTTTCATCCTTCATCGTCGCCCTGATCATGGTCTCATCCATGGCCATCGCCCTTGTCCTCGTGTTCATCACTCGATACGGCAAGTTCAAGGGTCCCCGGATCCCGCAGTCACTTGGCTCCGTCCTTGTTTGGCTCACCGATAGTCCCATTCTGCCTAGTTTCTATGGTACCTATGACTGGACTAATGACGCTCGTCGGGATTACCTGGTCGGACTGGATAAGAAGTACGTTTTCAGGATGATCACTACGCCAGCCGGAGAACAGAAATGGGTCATTGAAGAGGACAAGGGTGAGAAGGTTGGGTGA